The Marivirga salinae DNA window GATTGATCGATCTGATCTACTTGGGTAATTATCTATTAAAGGAAAGTTTTGCTGTTGGCTATCGTCAATGTCTCCAGGGGTGTTTTCCAATGCCATTTTCTTTTTGCTCTGCAATTTTTCAATTTTCTCTAAGTTGCTTAGCGGTACAATTACAGTGTAATTTTTGTCTTCAGGTATTTTACCCCTCTTAATCCACTTATTATATTCCTCAATAAGTTCTGTTGATATATTTTCCTCTTTTGCAATTTCTTTAAGTGTTGTACCTTTTACATTATCCACTTCCTTTAAGTAATACGGAGGTTTCGAAGTGCCAATAGCATTTTCAAAAGCTACTTTATGGGCTAGGAATTTTTTCAAATACCAATAACTATCACTCGTTATTTTCAAACGGCTCTTACCGAAATTATTATCGTCTATAACATCAGCCGCACCACCACGCCCTCTTTGGTAAGCAATTAAAGCATAAGCCCAATTATCAAAGTATTTGTTGTGATCCTTTAAATAAGTTGCGGCTGCTCTACTTGAGGAAACGATATTCATTCGCTCATCTATCAGACGATCAATTCTTAAATCGTTTTCCAATCCAGAAATTTCCTTGAATTGCCAAAAGCCCACAGCATTACTACTAGAGACTGCATCAGAAACTAAAGCACTCTCTTGAATCACTAAATATTTGAAATCTTCGGGTAAGCCTTCTTCCTTAAAAATCCTTTCTATGATGGGCATATACATGTCCACCCGTTCCAATTTCTTTTGAAAGTATTTTTCGCTACGAGTTAAAGCATCAACATCAGCTTGTATGTCTTTTATGGCGCCTGCAGTAAGTCTTAAATCCATATTGGCAAATTCCATACGTGAAGGAACTTGCTGAGCCCACAGCTGTGTGGAAAGAATTAGAATAGTAGCAGTAAATAATAATAGAAGTTTTATATTCATTTTTTTCTTAAAATCATTAATCCATCACGGATTGCGAATAGTACATTTTGAACTCGGTCATCTTGATGCACAAATTCGTTGAATTCCAGCATACTTTCAGTGTCTTTATCTAATTTTTTTCTGTTTTTCTCCAACACTTTTCCACTCCACAATACATTGTCAACCAAAATATAACCTCCTTTTCTGACTTGGTCAATACAAAGTTTATAGTAGTTTAAATAATTTGATTTATCGGCATCTATAAACACCATGTCCCAAGTTTTATTGAGTGTTGGCATAATTTCCAATGCTTTGCCTATTTTCATTTCAATTTTATCAGAATATTCTGATGATTGGAAATATTCTCTTACTCTTTCTTCCAATTCTTCATTTACATCTAGGGTAATGAGTTTCCCATTATCTTTCAATCCTTCTGCCATGCAAAGAGCAGAATAGCCTGTATATGTCCCAATTTCTAATATGTTTTCAGGTTGAATCATATGAGAGAGCATGGATAAAACCCTGCCTTGCAAATGACCACTAAGCATTCGCGGTTTTAGCACCTCGGTATGCGTCTCTCTATTGATTTTATAAAGCAACTCACTTTCGGGCTCAGTATGGGCTTCAATATATTTCTCTAAATCTGGATCTAAAAACTCCATAATTATCTTCTTTTGGCTTTGTATGTTAAGATGCTCAATCGATCATCAGCAAAAATTTCATGTGCGGTATCTTGTAGATCTTTAGCAGAAACCAGCTTTATTTGCTCAAAAAGCTCATCTAAAGATTCGATTTTATCTTTATCCAATAAGCTTCTACCCATCATTAGCATATAGCTCATATTATTTTCTTCTGCCATGGCTAATTGCCCCATCAGTTGCTGTTTGGCTACGTGCAATTGCAAACTCCCCAAAGGTTTTTCCTGCAACTTCCTTAATTCCTTTTTCACTAGTTTAATGCTTTTCGGAAGTTGTCCTGGATCGGTTCCGAAAAATATACTGAAAAGTGCTGTGTCCGTAAAGGGATGGTATCCGGCATCAATAGCATAAACAAATCCGTGTTTTTCCCTTAGTGCCATATTTAATCTACTGTTCATTCCAGGGCCTCCCAAAATATTAACCAACATAAAGAAAGCTAATCTTTTTGGATGGTGAATAGGGTAGGCAGTGGCACCAATTGCACATTGAGATTGTGATATTTCCTTATTAAAATTTATAGTGTTAGGCTGATAAATATCAAAAGGAATTCTATCTCTTTTTCTTTTATGATGCTCAATCGGTTCTAAATATTTTTTAGTGTAACGTTCTAGTTTTTTTTCCGAGATATCTCCCACAATAGAAAAAACGGTACGCTCAGTATCTAAATTTTCTTCCAAAAACTCCAAGAAATGCTGTCTGGTAAAACTTTTCAGGCTTTCTTCAGTCCCTAAGATATTATTTCCTAAAGGATGCCCAGAGAAAATCACCTCATCGAATTGGTCTTGAATATCATCTTCAGGAGAATCTTTGTACATCGCCATTTCTTCCAAAATGACTTGTCTTTCTTTTTCAATTTGTTTTTCAGGGAAAATAGATTGAAAAGTGATATCCACCAATAAATCCATTGCTTTATCCAGATATTGCTCCAACACTGAAGCATGGAAGAAAATCTTTTCTTTGGTAGTGTAGGCATTTAATTCACCACCAACAGAATCTAGTCTATTGAGAATGTGGAAGGTTTTTCGTCTTTTTGTGCCTTTAAAAGCCATGTGCTCCCAAAAATGAGCAATTCCCACCTGATGTGGTTTTTCATCACGGCTTCCAATGTCCAAAGCAAAACCGCAATGCACTATTTTTGAGTTGCTTACCGGCTGGTGGATAACTCTAATTCCGTTTTCTAAAGTCTTTATTTTATATCGATTCATTCATTCCCCGCTTAGGTGCAAAACTACAAATTATCTTTCTTTTTAAAGAAGTAATGAGTACTACATAAGAAATTTATTTAGTTTTGGGTAGATTCAAATTCTAAGAATTAATTAAATATGCATATAGCTTTTGAAGCCAAACGTGCTTTCAACAATTTTACTGGATTAGGTAATTATAGTCGATTTGTAATTTCTGCTTTAAAAGAGCATTATCCAGAGGAGCAGTACTCACTTTTTACTCCAAAAATATCTAAACGCGAGGAGGCTAAAAATTTTTATAAAGAGAATAAAGACATTACAGTTCTACCATCAGGACTTTGGAAAGCAGGTTCTTTAAAAAGTGCGTGGCGCTCCAACAGGATAGGGAAGCTGGCTGTAAAACAAAATGCCGATGTTTTCCATGGTTTGAGTAATGAGTTACCAAGTGGATTGAAAGGCAATACTAAGAAAATTGTCACCATTCATGATTTGATTTTCTTACGCTATCCTGACTATTACCCATTTATCGATAGGAAAATATATAAGAAAAAATTTAAGTCAGCCTGTAAAAAAGCAGATGAAATTATTGCTATCAGCGAACAAACGAAAAATGATATCATTGAATTTTTTGATATTGATGCAGCTAAAATTAATGTAGTCTATCAAGGAGTGCATCCAATTTATAATCAGGATTTGAAAACTAGAAGATTATTGTATTTGCTTGATCAGTATAGTTTACACCAACCTTATTTCTTGTATGTAGGGTCGATTGAAGATAGAAAAAATGCCAAGGATTTGGTTCAGGCTTTTAAATTAGTTTTAGATCAGGTTAAGCATGATTTATTACTTTTGATTATCGGAAAAAAAACAGACTATCAAAGAGAAGTGGAAAAAGAGATTAATTCGTTGAAACTTGGTCAAAGTGTTCGAATTTATAATAATATTCCTTTTACAGAATTGCCTTATCTTTATAAAGGAGCGGTAGCTTCGGTTTATCCTTCCAGTTTTGAAGGTTTCGGTATTCCGGTATTGGAATCGCTATCAGTGGGCACTTCAGTTGTTACGGGTAATCAATCCGCTATGAAAGAAGCAGGAGGAGAGCACGCACTTTATGCAGACCCAAAAAATCACGAAGAGCTAGCTGCACAGATGGTGAAATTAGCTGAAGATAATGATTTTAATGAACATCTGATTAAGAATGTAGATGCTCACTTGGCAAAGTTTTCATCAAGAAAGATCGCTGGGGATTTGATGGATTTGTATAAAAAGTAGGGTGATGGGTGTAGGATGTTGTGTGATCAGGTCATACTCAAAACCTAAAACATATAACCTAAAACTCATATCCAATTCCTAATTACCCCATTCGTAATTCGAATTTACTTATACCGCAAGCTAATATCAGTCAAATGATTCATGCTGCTAATAAAATGGTCATAACCTTCTTCCTTGCTGGTTTGATTGATTTGCAAGAGATGGTCTGGTTGGCAAAGTAACATCAAAAGCTTTAAATCATCAATTGATAATTTTGAATGAAATTGAGTGACTAAAGCTGAACTTTGTTTCAGTAATGCTTTCTGCAATGGATTATTAGTATAATCCGGAATTTTATGTTCCCAAGATGGTGAGCTTAATGGTAAACTCACTGCATAAACACTATGCTCATCTTCATTATCCATTAAGAATAGTTCTTGAATCTGTTTTTTGTTTGAAATATCCTTATCTATGAAATCAGAGGTATAGGCACTTCCATATCCATTTACTAAACTAATTTGAAAATTATCAGGGCCATCACCATTGGAAAGTAAAATATTAAAGGGTTGAGCTGTGTTTGATTTATAGACTTGACCAGAATGCTTTCCTGCCAGATGCCAGGTATTTGCAGTGGCTATTATGCCCTGATAGCCTAAAGATTTTACTATTTCCGCAATTTGGTCATCATACAAACAAGCTGTATTGATGAACATGCCTGGTTTCTTATCGAAATATTCCTTCAAGCCCTCTAAATACAATTCTGCTTCTTTTTTGAAAAGAATGGGGGAGCAGAGATAACTAAATGAATGATATGCACAAGAACCGACCAACTGAATTTTACTGGCTTTGACTTGCTTTTTGATTTCAAGCAATAGATCAGTATTCAGCTGATTGAGAAAATATAAAAATGGTAGACTGAAATAAACCAAAGGCGATTTATTTTCTTCTGCCATATTTAAAACCGTTTTTAATTTAGGTTGAATGGTATTAACGAAATCCACAGAAAAATCCTTCTGACTTTTGGTTTCATCAATAGCAGGAAGGTTTTTTCCAATATCTAAAAAAGATAATTTTTTCACCTCTAAAGGGTGATTGAAATGTATGATTTGATAATTATCCATTTTTCAATTCTTGCTTTAAAGCTGAAAATATATCATCTGAAACCGTCTCCCAATTTCTTTTCTTAACAGATTCTGCATTATCTTTTGCAATTTTTGAAGATTGCTCTCTATTCGTCAGTATTTCTCTAATAGCTGTTACATAGCTGTCAATATTGCTTTTTACCACCTTGGGCACATCTTTCAAAACTTCTGCTACTCCGCAATTTTTAGATAAAACCACTGGTAATTCTAAACTAACGGCTTCTAATGCTGACAATCCAAAAGGTTCTGATAATGAAGGCATCACCATCACCTGAGATGCTTTCATAATGGCAAAAACATCCTCTTGAGGAAGATGACCAGTAAAATGTATTTTATCTAGAATAGCTTTTTCAGTTGAAGAGGCAATCATTTCTTCTAGTAATTCTCCTTGTCCTGTTACTACAAAACGAAGATTTTTCTCCTTTTTTAATAAAGCGTCTGCTATATCAATAAAAGTTTTAGCTCCTTTTTGCAGACTTAATCTTCCGCAAAACAGAATAATATCCTCATCAAATGGTGCTTTATAATCAGACACTTGTAATTCATCAATTCCATGGTGAATTACTTTTATTTTAGAGGCTTTAATTCCGTATTCTTTTACCATAATTTTTTTATGGTATTCGCTTACCGCAATCACTAAATCGGCTATTTGCATGCCTTCTTTTTCCAAATCGAATAACCATGAGTTGCTTATTTTTCCGGCTCTGTCATAATCTAAAGCATGAATGTGCAGTACAAATGGTTTGCCGCTCAGTTCTTTCAAATTTTTAGAGGCAGGAATGGCTGTCCAGTCATGAGCATAAATAATATCAAAATCTAGATTTCTGCTTTTCGAAATTATTATTTGACTGAAATCTTCTAGGGCTTCCTGTACAGAGATTTCTATATTTTTATTGTCATTTTGGTGCTGTTCTATTTCAACACTACTTGCATAGAAATAAGGATTCAACTCACTTTTAACGGAAAGGTGAACCAAATCGGCATTCAGTTGCTTTTTGTTGGTTAATTTTTGTCGGTTTAGTGTTTCGGTTCTGCTGGTTTCTGTTTCCTGATCAGCTAATTCTTCTGCACTTTCAACTGAAAAAAGCTTTAAATGCACATTTTTAGCTAAATTTTGAGCAATATGATAACAGGCAATTCCTAATCCACTGTTTTGTGGGTTTGGATTCCCGGGACCTATCATTAATACCTCCATGAGCAATTGTTTTTAAGGTTTATTGTTTTATGATCTCTAAGGAGTCAAAATTTCTATCGACTATTATTTTAGAATCATTGTTCACATTGACAGTATTTCCATCAACAATCATTTTTTCAACATTACTAAATCCATGTAAATGAATTTCAAAGCCTTTTGAACCCGATTCATATTCTGATTCCATTTTATGCTGAATGATGATAGTGTTATCTACGGGTTTCTGAATAAAAGTGTGCAATGTACTGATGCCTATATCAAAATCTTTAGTTAGACCATCATCTTCATACAATTCACTAACAGTTTCATTTGATGCTTTATAAATATGCAATTTGATGTT harbors:
- a CDS encoding M16 family metallopeptidase, translating into MNRYKIKTLENGIRVIHQPVSNSKIVHCGFALDIGSRDEKPHQVGIAHFWEHMAFKGTKRRKTFHILNRLDSVGGELNAYTTKEKIFFHASVLEQYLDKAMDLLVDITFQSIFPEKQIEKERQVILEEMAMYKDSPEDDIQDQFDEVIFSGHPLGNNILGTEESLKSFTRQHFLEFLEENLDTERTVFSIVGDISEKKLERYTKKYLEPIEHHKRKRDRIPFDIYQPNTINFNKEISQSQCAIGATAYPIHHPKRLAFFMLVNILGGPGMNSRLNMALREKHGFVYAIDAGYHPFTDTALFSIFFGTDPGQLPKSIKLVKKELRKLQEKPLGSLQLHVAKQQLMGQLAMAEENNMSYMLMMGRSLLDKDKIESLDELFEQIKLVSAKDLQDTAHEIFADDRLSILTYKAKRR
- a CDS encoding glycosyltransferase family 4 protein: MHIAFEAKRAFNNFTGLGNYSRFVISALKEHYPEEQYSLFTPKISKREEAKNFYKENKDITVLPSGLWKAGSLKSAWRSNRIGKLAVKQNADVFHGLSNELPSGLKGNTKKIVTIHDLIFLRYPDYYPFIDRKIYKKKFKSACKKADEIIAISEQTKNDIIEFFDIDAAKINVVYQGVHPIYNQDLKTRRLLYLLDQYSLHQPYFLYVGSIEDRKNAKDLVQAFKLVLDQVKHDLLLLIIGKKTDYQREVEKEINSLKLGQSVRIYNNIPFTELPYLYKGAVASVYPSSFEGFGIPVLESLSVGTSVVTGNQSAMKEAGGEHALYADPKNHEELAAQMVKLAEDNDFNEHLIKNVDAHLAKFSSRKIAGDLMDLYKK
- a CDS encoding O-methyltransferase, whose translation is MEFLDPDLEKYIEAHTEPESELLYKINRETHTEVLKPRMLSGHLQGRVLSMLSHMIQPENILEIGTYTGYSALCMAEGLKDNGKLITLDVNEELEERVREYFQSSEYSDKIEMKIGKALEIMPTLNKTWDMVFIDADKSNYLNYYKLCIDQVRKGGYILVDNVLWSGKVLEKNRKKLDKDTESMLEFNEFVHQDDRVQNVLFAIRDGLMILRKK
- a CDS encoding glycosyltransferase family 4 protein, with the translated sequence MEVLMIGPGNPNPQNSGLGIACYHIAQNLAKNVHLKLFSVESAEELADQETETSRTETLNRQKLTNKKQLNADLVHLSVKSELNPYFYASSVEIEQHQNDNKNIEISVQEALEDFSQIIISKSRNLDFDIIYAHDWTAIPASKNLKELSGKPFVLHIHALDYDRAGKISNSWLFDLEKEGMQIADLVIAVSEYHKKIMVKEYGIKASKIKVIHHGIDELQVSDYKAPFDEDIILFCGRLSLQKGAKTFIDIADALLKKEKNLRFVVTGQGELLEEMIASSTEKAILDKIHFTGHLPQEDVFAIMKASQVMVMPSLSEPFGLSALEAVSLELPVVLSKNCGVAEVLKDVPKVVKSNIDSYVTAIREILTNREQSSKIAKDNAESVKKRNWETVSDDIFSALKQELKNG